The Citrus sinensis cultivar Valencia sweet orange chromosome 4, DVS_A1.0, whole genome shotgun sequence DNA segment GTGGTTTGTTAAATATGTTGAACTTCTTGCCAGGTTCCATCTGTTCTGGAATTCTGGAGGGCTTGTTATATTATTCAAGatctcaaaaaagaaaagaaaaggaaaaggacaaaagaaaacataaagcATGAAGCACGATATCACTTCGATAAATGTGCTTAGGCCTAATATGATATGCATCTTGCGTGCAACGTGGTGTCAGTAGTCACACATGGTAACCCTTAGATGAATAGTCAACTTACGAGTAACGACGGCGGTggtttaatataaatatcaaaattgcaTTGAATTTTCCACTAGCTAGCCAAAAAGAATCTGAAATTTGTGCATGAAGTTGAGGACATCCCTgagcttaaaaattataatgtgaATTTCGTGATCTAATCTTGATATCGACattatgataaataaattaatgcattaTTGTCAAGATTAGGAGACAGAAATCTCGTCTCACCTTGCTATGTGAGTTGTGTTTGCTTGACAATATATGCCTGCGTTCATATGCTATTACATTTGCTCTTTTATGCTACACCACTTGTTTGTCATCCTATTCCACATTTGAAGTTTTTTTAGCCAGCCATATACCATCCATCAtgaatattattcaaataagtggagctttctttttgtttgttacTTGTTTAAATTCTGTAAACTTGAGTTTCAAACACTTTTCAGTGCTTTGTTAATCATTTGCTTTAAACTCACTGGTTCATGGGCTCTGCCAAAATCCAGTATATAGATACCTTGATTTGTGAtgcataattattatattttaaattttaagcatATTTTATACATAGACCaacatttttgtaaaaataattatataaactaCCTGATAATTAtgctgctttaatttttcagttcCATCACATCTTAATTCTCAACATCATTGATTATTTCTCTTTGATCCAGATAGGAGTTCAATCCCTTTTCAGCCTTTCTGACTGTTGCCACaatgttattataaaatgGGGGATTATGCTACCATAATGTAGCTATCCTAAATGGGGCTCAAGTATATATATTCCTTCCCAGTTTTGCAAAGTGCTAAATTCACTTTTACAATCTGTATTAGTTGAATTTGTCATCTTCCTAAATGGATAAGCTGTCACTTAGACAGATCAAGATTTTTTTGCCTGTGCTTTACTACTGTGCAGGAGCCAAGAAATTAGAAACCTGTGCCCAAGAACATGGACAGCAACGGCCATTTTGAATCTTTGATTACTTGTTCTTACATTGAATGcctgaatataaaaaatatctgcTGCTTTCAGAAAAAATCTCTGgtattcttgaattttcccaGACAAGTAAACAGCTGCATAGTGCTGATATTGCGAGTCTAATGAAAGTAATCTGGGCCTAGATTTAGGACATAATTTTTGCTGTTTTCTGCTTTTGCTGCTCTTTATTAATTGCTTAATTTTGATTGAGTTTTAATCGCTTTTTGCTGCTGTTTTACCTGCTAGTTCTGCTGTTTACTACTATTCTTTGCTAcagtttttgtttctatttttgttgttgtttgtgttgctttttctttttaattttttgcagtgtttatttataatttaatattgttaagCAAACTTATTATAGAATCATAAAGAGGCAACAAACTTCAagaacaaagcattctcataTCATGAGGACTTGTGTGTGATTTATAGTAAAGAGCTAACAACTTTTATCGTTGCGCaaacggaaaaaaaaaaaaaaattctagtgCCGCGAGTCAAGTTATAGGACAAGAAATCAATGACAAACAAGTAGGGTTGAGTGATGAGttgaagaagataaaattGCTCTGGGTAGTGCCACgctcaaatttttttagtcTTTGTATGAGAACAGAGAAACATGAGTTGGACTTTTCtttaatggtaaaatttaaCTCATTCTATGGTTTATTAATGTCTAACTTATGAAATATAACTCATTTGAGCACTTGAAATTTGAGTAAGcttttttgcaattttttgttattttaaattctgGACACTGTTTGATATTATGGGCTGTTATGGACATTGCTTccataagaaaaatgaatattgCTAACAAAAAGTGTTCTgtcttttgaataatattatgggttatatttctattatttcatTAAGCACTTGAAATTTTAGTATGTTTTCtcacaatatttttgttatttttcttgaaataatattcataTTTCTTATATAAAAGAATAAGGGGGAAAAAGCACTTCTGATAAAAGCATTATAAATCTTGCCAAGTCATAGAGAATGAAACATTAACCTGGTGGCTAGTTTTTCAATGGTTAAACATATATGtggttttataattaatttaatagtaaatattaaaaaattaacataaaggGTAAACTTTtctagatattaaaaaaaaaaaaatcaattcttctCCTTTAAAAATGGAATTCTCTATCCTTTCCTTTCtccttctatttttttcccttcctCGCCTCTCCATCCCTTTCTAGCAACCAAGCATAGCCTAATAGTTAATTTCTCTGCCCGTTGGGAATTTAATggatttctttcaaacctatcctcttgtatttttttaatgagctTTCGTGAAATCTAATTGAAATTCGaatcaaagtttaaatttttcttaaaatcccTGTTGATGATTAGTGAATAATTTAAggtgaaaatttaatttcaagtttcttatttcattattGAGATTAATTTACAACctatttgattaatttcacATAAATATAGAATCTAGGAATAAATTTAGAGTCATGTAAATGGTTGaatttgcttaaaaaaaatgattaaggaaattaaatgaaaaatcatacATGACTGAAAATCTCATCTCAcagttaatttttcaatcagGTTTATTAACCAAGTTCTTTAATAGAGGACTCTTTAACATGAAGAATGGAATCTTatgttgtcttttttttttttttttttgggttgaaaTCGGAATGCTATGTTGTTAAAAAAGGCAAGAGTGGTTACTTTGAATCAGGCTTGTAAGCGACTCTTTTTAGGTGTAAGTGTTCTCCTAATTTCTCTTCTTGTAGCATTGCCTGCTGCACAACTACTTTTGCCGTTGGATACATCAGCATTGCAGCACCGTTTGATATATTAGTCCCAGTCCCGAATTTTTAGTAATGTACATAATTTATTGAGGCGACCATTTGGGGATCAGtaacccccaaaaaaaaaaaatttaaaattttataaaagttatatgtattttattcaGAGTGAGATTATTGACATcgcgtatatatatatatatatatgtgtataaatttataatttagtcCGGCCTGATAAAGAATTCTGGCACTGTAGTCAATCGACAATTCTCTTATGTTGTCATTTGCACTGCTGAATTCATCAAAACTATATccacaagtttttttttttgaagtcaTTCACAATGTAATACGCATATGGGTTGGTTGGATCAAGTaagaatttcattattttgaaaaagggagaaaaaaaaaggtggggTGGAAAAGAaactttttgacttttttttgttattttttatttttccaatggacattttatttgattagtaGTAAACCACTAAACCGGTTTTACAAAAGcagttataaaaaatttaaagtctTTCTTAGTGGGGGCAAAGGAAGAAACAACTGTTTCCCACATGCACAATCACTAGGCTTAATTTTTGGCTTATTAGATACATATTGTGAATAAGCCACCAGTTTGAAGtcaccaaaattcaaaaacaaatgaCAACTTCTTCGCATCTTCTCCGcttctgcttcttcttcttgtgtCTTTTTTGCTTCTCGTCGGCAGATGGGACTCAACTGATATTAGTAAACAACTGCAAGGAAACCATATGGCCTGGAATCCTAGGAACTGCTGGCCACGAGACTCCCTATAATGGCGGTTTTGTTCTCTGCAGTGGGGAGCAAACAGTCCTCGAAGTTCCGGAAAAATGGTCAGGCAGAATCTGGCCAAGACAAGGCTGTTGCTTTGATGAAACGACAGGCAAAGGCTCATGCCAAACTGGGGACTGCGCCGGCCTTCGACAGTGTAAAGGACTTGGTGGTGTTCCCCCAGCCACACTAGTAGAAATGACTCTGGGGACACAAGCGTCGGCCTTACATTACTATGATGTGAGTTTGGTTGATGGTTTCAACGTGCCTGTTTCAATGGCACCAATTGGTGGTGGTGCAGGCTGCGGAGTTGCCGCCTGTGAGGCTGATTTAAACATTTGTTGCCCTGCTAACTTGGCGGTGAAGAAACAAGGGAAACTGGTGGCTTGCAAAAGTGCCTGTGTCGCTGCAAAATCTGATAGGTATTGTTGCACTGGGGAGTTTGCAAATCCGAGAAGATGCAAACCTACTGTTTTTTCCCATCTTTTTAAAGCAATTTGCCCCAGGGCCTATAGCTATGCCTATGATGATTCTACAAGCCTTAAAACTTGCAGGGCTCCTCGCTATGTCATTACATTTTGTCCTCCTAATTGACGGATTAATGTATGGTTTCTGATGCTGTTTTCAGTTCTTGCTGCTGGATTTCTAATTCTGgtataattttgttgttcACTTTGATATCAATGGAAGTTTTCTTGTTACTGAAAATGTTTAATAGAATCATAAAGCTCTCTCATCATTAGGCCTCAGCCCACTTGTTCAATGCTTAGTGGCTTCTTGTTTACACTGCATTCCTGGACGTTAAGCATTTTCTAACAGCTTTCTGGAACTAATAACTTCGGTCTTGGGATCACAAAGGCCAGCATACCCCAAATCTCAAGAAGATACTTTAATAGTTCTCATTGATTTCTGTCGAAATCAaggaattttaaattaaaattaaatttgttctgTTAGGAATTTGATTATAGAGACTCgaaatattatataatcaaAGTGAATCGCCGCCATTGACTAGACATAAACAATAATGCTAAGAAGAAACCTCCAATCCATTCCCTTTGATTCCAATAACACTTGGATACATATAAGTCAGACAACGAGGAAACTCCAGAAATTTTCTGATGGAACCTTTAAAGAAGGGAAACTGGAAAGAGTTTGATTCCAATAATAcgtcattatatatatatatgttattttttttttgcatggATGATGGATTAGACTATTTTTTGAGACAAATGGATCCGGAAGTGGGGAATGGATGTGTACAAGAAGACGAGGAGTTGGGTTGGGGAAAATCTTTACCTGTGCCCAGCGTTCAGGAGATTGTGAGGAATGACTCTCTGTGTGTGCCTGAAAGATACATACAAGAACGCCAGAACAGGCCAGATTATCACTCTGAGGTCTCTTATGCTTCGTCCGAAATACCAGTCATAAACATGTCTTTGCTGGCCAATGGAGATAAAGATGAGCTAAGAAAATTTGACATCGCTTGCAAAGAATGGGGTTTCTTCCAGGTACATTCGACCGATGCAACAAATTGTGGTACTTAGTACACTGAAACATAATGGGTAATGCATCTTTTGCAGATAACAAATCATGGGATAGCAGAAACGGTGATACACAATATGAAGGACGCAATAGCAGCATTTTTTCAACTCCCTTTTGATGAGAAAAAGAAGTACACAATGCCAGCCAATGATGTTCAAGGATATGGGCAAGGCTATGTAGTCTCAGAGCAGCAAAAGCTCGACTGGAGCGACGTCCTGTTCCTAGTGACCCTCCCACCTTCAGTTAGGAATTTAAAGCTCTGGCCGGTCGCTTTGCCAGGTTTCAAGTATGTATAATCATTTCGAACATTCAGTGATCTCAAAAATTGATTCCATTTCTTATATTTGTTTCATAGGGAGTCGATAGATCAGTACTCTACAGAAATACGAAAGGTCACTGAAGAAATATTTGCCAAGCTGTCATTGCTGATGGGGATGGATACAGATGGTCTAAAAATGTTGCATGGAGAGATGAAGCAAGCTACAAGAATGAATTACTATCCCACTTGCTCCAGACCTGAACTTGTCCTTGGTGTTAGTCCCCATTCAGATGCAAGCACGATAACCCTACTCCTGCAAGATGATAAAATCACTGGCCTCCAAATTAAGCATAAAGACAGCTGGATTCCTGTAAAACCAATTCCAGATGCAATTGTCGTAAATATTGGCGATGTAGCTGAGGTAGTTAATGATATTTGCATAGAATTTTATCATTACtactttgaaattaaaattgtatgCTTTTTGGCTTTTCAGGTTTTAAGCAATGGATTGTACAAAAGCGTTGAACACAGAGCTGTGACAAATGATAAGAAGGCAAGAATGTCAGTGGCCACATTTGTGATCCCAAGTGAAGAAGTAGAAATTGGTCCTTTGGAATCAATGGTGGATGACAAACAATTCCCTAGAATGTACAGAAATATGAAGTATGTTGATTATCTTAGACACACTTTAGAAAGGAAAATGGACGGCAAAGCTCACACTGAATATCTGAAGCTGTAAGTTGAATAATTGTTGCATGTTTACAAGCTCTGTAACAAACGAAtgaaaacaatgcaaaacGTCGGCCAATTTGTTATGTGACACTTTGCTGCTGCATCTCAGAAGATAAAACTAATTGATTTTAAGCTGGGTTATGATATGATATGTAACCTTCATAGTTTAAGGCATAACGAAgtgttaaaaagaaataagtaaaTCATGGaacaaattgaataaattaaccaaaaatatTTGTCCTGTTAGGACTTTGTTTGGCTTAAATTTTTGACACAAAATTTGATATAATGAAAGTGAACCACCGGCattgaaaagagagaaataagAAGCTCGCTCCAAGGTGCCAATCCCTAAAACACCCAGCATTACTTCAGCTTGAGATTTTCAATATAGCAAGTCagacaagaaaaaaagtaTTGCATGAATTTtctaatggaaattaaaaagaagggAAAGAGATAGACTACTAGACATTTGACTTTACAGAAGCAGTCTGCTTCTCAACTTAAGACTTAAGTGTCTAAGCACATGTTTTTGtatatgaaaaacaaaaatggatCCTCTGAGAAATGACCCTCAGTCTGTGCCTTAAAGATACATACAAGATCAAAAGGACAGGCCACTTGATACTGAGTTCTATCCAGCTTCATTGAAGCTACCAGTCATGGACTTCTCACTGGCCAGTGGAGATGAAGATGAGCAAAGAAAACTAGACGGTGCTTGCAAGGAATCGGGCTTCTTTCAGGTACGATATTCAACCAAATGAAAATGTATTATAAAACGTAACCCagaatgcattttttttccccggTAACAAATAATGGGATAGCAGAAACGGTGCCATGTGATATGAAGGCAGCAGTAGCAGCATTTTGTGAACTTCATTTGGATGAAAAGATGAAGTATGCTAGTGGCAGCTACAGTCTACAGATAGAGGCAAGGCTATGTAGTCTCAGAGCAACAAAAGCTCGACTAGTGTGATCTCGTATTCCTAATGACTCACCCTGTCAACCATGTAAGATCAGAAACTGAAGCTCTGGCCAGCCACAATACCAGGTTTCAAGTATGTGTTATCATTCTCTTGACATACAATGGATACAGTCATAGCTGGAAGACACTAGTTTCATTTCTAATATTTGTTGCAATAGGGATGCAGTAGCACAATACTCGGAAGAATACAAAGGGTGGCTGAGGAAGTACTTGCCAAGCTATCATTATTGATGGGAATGGATAAAGATGGTCTTAAAATGTTACATAGGGAGATGAAACAAGCTGTGAGAATGAATTACTATCCAACTTGCTCAAGACCGGATCTTGTTCATGGTGTTAGCCCCCATTCTGATGCATGCACAATAACTTTTCTTCTGCTGGATGATGAGATCACTGCTCTACAAATTAAGCATAAAGATAAATGAATTCCCGTAAAACCAATTCCACATACACTTCTTGTAAACATCGGCGATGATGCTGAGGTATTCAATAATCAAAAGATTGACTTCAAATAGGTTATAGGTGAGTAGAATTTTCTTAATGCAACATTGACATTATAAATTTGTCGGGTTCTCCAGATTTGGAGTAATGGAGTGTACTGAAGCATTGAACAGAGAGCTGTAACAAATGAGGAGGAAGCTAGAATGTCAGTGTTAACCGCTGTGCTTCCATATAAAGTAGAAATCGGTCCAGTGGAAACAACGGTGAATGATGATCGGTCTAGAGTTCACAGAAACATTAAGTTTATTGATTATCTTGGTCAATATTTAGATaggaaaatggaaaacaaaGCTCACACCGAAATTCTGAAGCTGTAAGGTGAATAATTGCCAGCCGTGTTACAGTTTCTAAGCTATATCAATGACTGCATAAAACTAATCATGTATTggcttaataattaatgaaaaacttTAGTTTGGTTTGTGATGTTTGATATTTCCATGGTTAAGGTACTGATATATCAGATCGATACCATATCATGTGCTAAAGAACAATATAATGGAACAAACAGAAATTAACCATACATAATTCTCTAGGATGAGGCTTGGCGGCGATATGAGGAATAAGTTCtttaaacaaagagaaaacaaTCCATACATTAGGAAAATTCCACAACTCTCCTAAACTCAAGCTCTCACTGCCTGATAACATTTGTACAGTCACAATCACAATGCGCTACCTCCTCCCTTTTTACACCCTTAAAACTTGTACAGTAAAATTTAACTCTTCAGGGCATCAGTGTGTTCACCATCTGAGCCTCAGCTAGCCTGATTCTAGGTATATCCTCAAACTAACAAATGTACAGCTTTAAGTACAAGcaacaattttatttccaatcaGCTCTAATCTATCCAAAAAAATAGATAGAGCCAGTACCAGACAtggaaaggaaagaagaaagaaagaggcaTTCATACTATCCTCAGTTAGCTGTACATTAACTTCCTTTCCTATGCCATCTATGCGGGATGTGGAGTCATAATGCTTATCCTCCTCTCTGCAAGAAGATTGAGCACATCATTTGAAAGTTCTCATATAATATGTAAGTAAAGGCAcagcactagtattatcacatTTTCTCCTGTTAGTTACATATGCCCACAGCTGTGCTAAGATAGGAAAGGATTTATCAGACATAGGTAAAAACAATAAACATAGTGTTATTCTCTGCTACTGACCCCAgagattttttagatttaacaATTTGTGCATTCATTAGACAAGTGTGTGTGAAAAGATAACAAAGCCAGGGACATGCGTATTTCTAAACCTGTTTTATAGTATAAAAAGAGttcctatttttattcaacctgCAAGTATGACTTTGACTCACTGAATTGAATGAAGCACACTCCCtgaatacaataaaattaattgttaaagaGCAAACGTCTTGTAAATCAATTTCCAAACAATGATCTTCAGTTAAAATGGGAAAAACCAGGCATTCTGCACGCTCAAGACagcaaaggaagaaaaaaagttataaaggaaaggaagaaaaataccCCCGGCTGCGACAAGTTTCTCTACACGTGCAACTATGTGCTTCCCATAAGTATATTTCTTCAGAGCATTCAAGTGAACCTTAATTCGATTGAGAATCAATTCAAGTTGCTGGTCATCACAAGTTTCCAGCACCTTCTGTACGACATAATTTGCAAATTGATCTTTCATCATCACCTAAATAAAGCAGAAtgaacaaatatcaaaatgtgGACAAAATAGTTAATATAACCAGCAAAACCAAGCAATAACCAGCTAAAAGCATAAGCAAGCAAATAAATATGGAATATGCAAACAGATGAGTCCATAAAGCAAGTAAACCTTAGGATGGTACTTACaaattgtgaagaatgattcCAATAACGAGTTACCATTTTCATCATGCTGTAGCAATTTTCTAACACTTCCCActgcatgattttttttttttaaattttatgcaaaaAACCATTTCACGATTAGAAGTCTACCCTCTAGTGATATGTTACCGCCGCCTTAAGAACCCACTCACTTTCCAGGCATCCAATGTAAGAGAATAATTCATAGttcaaaaattcttttgatttgGTAAATGCATGGAGAGCACATGGTTCATTGGCAAACCTGAAGAGGCTCATTTTCCTCAATGGAACCAAGCATCTCATTCACCAGGGCCTGGCGTTCTGCAGGAGTTCCAAAAGATAGACACTTCTCTATAACATTGGAGGCAAACTTCTGCTGGCTCATCTGAACTATCTGCCCagttaatttcttaattatggCCGAGCGTTCATGAGGTTTTCCATGTTCTAGTACATGCTGCGACATTTTGCACAAACAATTAGAAGTGAGGTAACCATTTAAgttcaaaaa contains these protein-coding regions:
- the LOC102626229 gene encoding thaumatin-like protein, which codes for MTTSSHLLRFCFFFLCLFCFSSADGTQLILVNNCKETIWPGILGTAGHETPYNGGFVLCSGEQTVLEVPEKWSGRIWPRQGCCFDETTGKGSCQTGDCAGLRQCKGLGGVPPATLVEMTLGTQASALHYYDVSLVDGFNVPVSMAPIGGGAGCGVAACEADLNICCPANLAVKKQGKLVACKSACVAAKSDRYCCTGEFANPRRCKPTVFSHLFKAICPRAYSYAYDDSTSLKTCRAPRYVITFCPPN
- the LOC102625942 gene encoding codeine O-demethylase-like; this encodes MEPLKKGNWKEFDSNNTSLYIYMLFFFCMDDGLDYFLRQMDPEVGNGCVQEDEELGWGKSLPVPSVQEIVRNDSLCVPERYIQERQNRPDYHSEVSYASSEIPVINMSLLANGDKDELRKFDIACKEWGFFQITNHGIAETVIHNMKDAIAAFFQLPFDEKKKYTMPANDVQGYGQGYVVSEQQKLDWSDVLFLVTLPPSVRNLKLWPVALPGFKESIDQYSTEIRKVTEEIFAKLSLLMGMDTDGLKMLHGEMKQATRMNYYPTCSRPELVLGVSPHSDASTITLLLQDDKITGLQIKHKDSWIPVKPIPDAIVVNIGDVAEVLSNGLYKSVEHRAVTNDKKARMSVATFVIPSEEVEIGPLESMVDDKQFPRMYRNMKYVDYLRHTLERKMDGKAHTEYLKL